The proteins below come from a single Macrobrachium rosenbergii isolate ZJJX-2024 chromosome 50, ASM4041242v1, whole genome shotgun sequence genomic window:
- the LOC136832907 gene encoding uncharacterized protein, producing the protein MDRSLSRSFGAGGGGRRYRYSGAHTTALDTVSAPSQPEMSYTARKYSGTSYGTSGRRNSSFDRDANKASGSIGGRLTSAYSSSSYLTPASPVTSSYGSLRRGSASTDYNSVGNLNSSSSYSSRLGSQSARPNYYSSGSLGTSISKGGSSSNLYSSNNDLSGYGSRYSAEKNADLADKSSLSSGRGSRQSSVELTSSPCRFSRGSSLELNSSATPSAGQRSYSRLSNCTESYSSSGRGSRHNSGELPLSVNSSSTTVGRYSRQNSAELSSSPSPTPSAFVNGYATLERRTNRRKREYLAERRSAERVGSYSSSNLELKRYTRTYSCDLHDRRIGTRNYSLPSKNGTTPSGSGQGDQKEGSRPPSVDRERSPSVVAIYEGLARINEALKRHGAKGTPLGSSVPKSIGSSISSHNSRLNGRPTSHYSSTTDLDQGKTSVSSTASTTPTSYSSSVSLDQGVIKDALGGCLSPKVKSPRSRTNNFISGRDSVESQINLVPDIVIPISRVVDEDLVISDVSKN; encoded by the coding sequence ATGGATAGAAGTTTATCCAGAAGCTttggggcaggaggaggagggcgtcGTTACAGGTACTCTGGTGCCCACACAACTGCCTTGGACACGGTATCTGCGCCTAGCCAGCCAGAAATGTCGTACACAGCCAGGAAATACTCTGGAACGTCTTACGGAACAAGTGGGAGAAGGAACAGTAGTTTCGACAGGGATGCAAATAAGGCATCGGGTTCTATAGGTGGCAGGTTAACCTCGgcgtattcctcctcctcctacttgaCGCCTGCTTCCCCAGTGACCTCTTCGTACGGTTCACTGAGGCGGGGAAGTGCCTCTACAGATTACAATTCTGTGGGAAACCTCAACAGTTCTTCCTCGTATAGCTCTCGACTAGGGTCCCAGTCGGCTAGGCCAAATTATTACTCCTCTGGCTCTCTCGGGACGAGTATTTCCAAAGGAGGAAGCAGCAGTAACTTGTATTCCAGTAATAACGACTTGTCGGGCTATGGGAGCCGTTATTCTGCCGAGAAAAATGCTGACCTTGCAGATAAGAGCTCATTGTCCAGCGGAAGAGGTTCTAGACAGAGCAGTGTGGAGCTGACATCAAGCCCGTGTCGTTTTTCTCGAGGGAGCAGCTTAGAATTAAACTCTTCAGCTACGCCTTCTGCAGGACAGAGGAGTTACTCCCGCCTGAGCAACTGCACAGAATCCTATTCGTCGTCAGGAAGGGGCTCTAGGCACAACAGTGGGGAACTGCCCTTGTCTGTAAATAGTTCGAGTACTACAGTTGGCAGGTACTCTCGCCAGAACAGTGCTGAACTGTCATCATCTCCTTCGCCAACCCCATCTGCCTTTGTGAACGGATATGCAACCCTGGAAAGGCGTACTAACCGACGCAAGAGGGAGTACTTGGCAGAACGTAGAAGTGCTGAAAGGGTTGGCAGTTACAGCAGTAGTAATCTAGAGCTGAAAAGGTACACGAGAACTTACAGTTGCGATTTGCATGACCGTCGGATTGGTACCAGGAACTATTCTCTCCCTTCTAAAAACGGAACCACGCCCTCTGGATCTGGACAAGGTGACCAGAAGGAAGGAAGCCGCCCTCCTAGTGTGGATCGAGAAAGGAGCCCCTCCGTCGTAGCGATATACGAAGGGCTGGCTCGTATCAACGAAGCCCTCAAGAGGCACGGTGCCAAAGGGACTCCCTTGGGATCGTCGGTCCCGAAGTCTATAGGCAGCAGCATCAGttcccacaacagtcgactgaaCGGACGCCCCACGTCACACTACTCAAGCACGACTGATCTCGACCAGGGCAAGACCTCTGTATCATCGACCGCGTCCACGACGCCGACTTCGTACTCCTCTTCCGTGTCCTTGGACCAGGGCGTTATCAAAGATGCCCTGGGAGGATGCCTCTCCCCGAAGGTGAAGTCTCCGCGCAGCCGCACGAATAATTTCATCTCGGGGAGGGATTCCGTCGAATCCCAGATTAACCTCGTTCCGGACATTGTCATTCCG